In bacterium, the genomic window CAGCGGAAAGAGCACGTTACTCCTCACGTTGGGCGGCATGCTATCACCGACCGAAGGCAAAGTGCATCTGGAAGGCACATCTCTTTATGATCTTTCCCCCGATCAGCGAGCACATCTAAGACGTGAGAAGATTGGGTTTGTCTTTCAGACCTTCAATCTCATTCCCTATCTGACCGCTCTGGAAAACGTCCAGGTTCCGCTGCTACTGGCCAGTGCAAACGAAGACGAGCAGAAGAATAAGGCACTGGCGCTCCTCGAGCGGGTGGGTCTTGCCGACCGGCTCGATCACAAACCGGCCGAACTCAGCGTTGGCCAGCAGCAACGCGTGGCACTGGCGCGGGTTCTGGCCAATAATCCGGCTCTGGTCCTTGCGGACGAGCCCACCGGCAACCTTGATCCCGAAACGAGTCAGCAAATCATCGGCTTTCTCGAGGAAATCAACCGCGAAGGTCGTACTGTGGTCATGGTTACCCACGATCCGCAGGTGGCGCGGAAAAGCCGACGTATACTGCGCATTTTGGATGGGCGAATCGTGGAAGATAAATCTGCGGCGTAAGAGAACCACTGCCGAGGATTTCTATCGGGGCGTCCCGGCCATCTGGGATGCCCGTTTTCTTGCACTTGACTTCCGCCCGCCCACTC contains:
- a CDS encoding ABC transporter ATP-binding protein — its product is MLKVEGAKKHYKHRGRMVAAMDDLWLEIPKGDFISVVGPSGSGKSTLLLTLGGMLSPTEGKVHLEGTSLYDLSPDQRAHLRREKIGFVFQTFNLIPYLTALENVQVPLLLASANEDEQKNKALALLERVGLADRLDHKPAELSVGQQQRVALARVLANNPALVLADEPTGNLDPETSQQIIGFLEEINREGRTVVMVTHDPQVARKSRRILRILDGRIVEDKSAA